In Streptomyces violaceusniger Tu 4113, one DNA window encodes the following:
- the dprA gene encoding DNA-processing protein DprA, whose product MSAPSAGGRGAAVPALFSEPWQGQGTPEEAQRALYEGHGAPDESHGALYEGHGAPDEEHGALDAGQGLPERHGVPDEERLARAALTRLVEPGDQAVGRWLRRMGPVALWRALTGKGKPPPGATGDRLAGCALRAAGLDPAADLALIARRGGRFICPGDLDWPGQLDDLGDTRPVGLWVRGPAGLRMWALRSVAVVGARACSDYGAYVAATLGAGLAERGWVVVSGAAHGVDGAAHRGALAAGGATIAVLASGVDIPYPRGHAELIERIAEQGLVLAELPPGTHPTRPRFVLRNRVIAALTRGTVVVEAQFRSGSLVTARRAQQLGRSTMGVPGPVTSGLSAGVHELLRGEAVLVTDAAEVAELIGGIGDLAPERRGPLVERDLLDPVTARVLEALSARGGNDLREVARESGTGCDEALGRLHELLALGFVERHGDRWELVRPVSPSDGARRGDPPNRGNRVKGLRR is encoded by the coding sequence ATGTCGGCTCCTTCCGCGGGCGGCCGCGGCGCCGCCGTCCCCGCCCTGTTCTCCGAGCCCTGGCAGGGGCAGGGCACCCCGGAGGAGGCGCAGAGAGCCCTGTACGAGGGGCATGGCGCCCCGGACGAGTCGCATGGCGCCCTGTACGAGGGGCATGGCGCCCCGGACGAGGAACACGGAGCCCTGGACGCGGGGCAGGGGCTTCCCGAGCGGCACGGCGTCCCGGACGAGGAGCGGCTGGCGCGGGCGGCGCTCACCCGGCTCGTGGAGCCCGGGGACCAGGCCGTGGGGCGCTGGCTGCGTCGCATGGGGCCGGTGGCGCTGTGGCGGGCGCTCACCGGGAAGGGCAAGCCCCCGCCCGGGGCGACCGGGGACCGGCTGGCCGGCTGCGCCCTGCGGGCCGCCGGGCTGGACCCGGCCGCCGACCTCGCGCTGATCGCCCGGCGCGGAGGGCGGTTCATCTGCCCCGGGGATCTGGACTGGCCCGGTCAGCTCGACGATCTCGGGGACACTCGCCCGGTCGGGTTATGGGTGCGCGGCCCGGCCGGCTTGCGGATGTGGGCGCTGCGCTCGGTCGCCGTGGTGGGCGCGCGGGCCTGCAGCGACTACGGCGCGTATGTCGCGGCGACGCTCGGCGCCGGGCTGGCCGAGCGGGGCTGGGTGGTCGTCTCCGGTGCGGCCCACGGTGTGGACGGCGCGGCTCACCGAGGGGCGCTCGCCGCGGGTGGGGCCACCATCGCGGTGCTCGCCTCCGGTGTGGACATCCCCTACCCGCGAGGGCATGCCGAGTTGATCGAGCGCATCGCGGAACAGGGCCTGGTACTGGCCGAGTTGCCGCCCGGTACGCATCCGACGCGCCCCAGATTCGTGCTCCGTAACCGGGTCATCGCCGCGCTCACCCGGGGCACGGTCGTGGTCGAGGCCCAGTTCCGCAGCGGATCGCTGGTCACCGCGCGCCGGGCACAACAGCTCGGGCGGTCCACCATGGGGGTGCCGGGGCCGGTCACCAGCGGGCTGTCCGCCGGGGTGCATGAACTGCTGCGCGGTGAGGCGGTCCTGGTCACCGACGCCGCCGAAGTGGCCGAGCTCATCGGCGGCATCGGAGACCTCGCCCCGGAGCGGCGGGGCCCGCTGGTCGAGCGGGACCTGCTCGATCCCGTGACGGCACGGGTGCTGGAAGCGTTGTCGGCACGAGGCGGCAACGACCTGCGGGAGGTGGCCCGGGAATCCGGGACCGGCTGCGACGAGGCCCTGGGCCGACTCCATGAACTGCTCGCGCTGGGCTTTGTCGAACGTCATGGCGATCGATGGGAGTTGGTCCGTCCCGTGAGCCCGAGCGACGGCGCACGGCGAGGCGATCCCCCGAATCGGGGCAATCGGGTGAAAGGGTTGAGGCGATGA
- a CDS encoding YifB family Mg chelatase-like AAA ATPase, with amino-acid sequence MGFARTCSVALVGVEGVVVEVQADLEPGVAAFTLVGLPDKSLVESRDRVRAAVVNSGGEWPQKKLTVGLSPASVPKGGSGFDLAVACAVLGAAERVDPREIADLMMIGELGLDGRVRPVRGVLPAVLAASEAGYRQVVVPEQTAAEAALVPGVSVLGVRSLRQLIAVLTDEPVPEEEETQELGRPDPMLAGLTVPGAGMGTGVAAVPGSGAGRPDMAEVAGQRAARTALAVAAAGGHHLFLSGPPGAGKTMLAERLPGLLPPLTQQEALEVTAVHSVAGVLPPGQPLVLSPPYCAPHHSATMAALVGGGNGLPRPGAVSLAHRGVLFLDEAPEFSGKALDALRQPLESGHVVVARSAGMMRMPARFLLMLAANPCPCGRYGLVGDVCECSPTTVRRYQARLSGPLLDRVDLRVHVEAVSRAELTGARAGAEDSASVAARVRDARERAAARLQDTPWRLNSEVPGHELRTRWQPFPGALREAERDMERGLLTARGLDRVLRVAWTVADLAGHDRPAAPDIAQALQLRTGVSRGVPVTAGEC; translated from the coding sequence ATGGGGTTCGCCCGCACCTGCTCGGTGGCGCTGGTCGGGGTGGAGGGCGTCGTGGTCGAGGTCCAGGCCGATCTGGAGCCGGGAGTGGCCGCCTTCACCCTCGTCGGGCTGCCCGACAAGAGCCTGGTGGAGAGCCGGGACCGGGTCCGCGCGGCCGTCGTCAATTCCGGCGGCGAATGGCCGCAGAAGAAGCTCACGGTGGGGCTCAGCCCGGCATCCGTCCCCAAAGGCGGCAGCGGCTTCGACCTGGCGGTGGCCTGTGCGGTGCTCGGCGCGGCCGAGCGCGTGGACCCGCGTGAGATCGCCGATCTGATGATGATCGGGGAGCTGGGCCTGGACGGCCGGGTCCGGCCGGTCCGCGGGGTGCTGCCCGCCGTGCTCGCCGCCTCCGAGGCGGGGTACCGCCAGGTCGTGGTCCCCGAGCAGACGGCGGCGGAGGCGGCCCTGGTGCCGGGAGTCTCGGTGCTGGGCGTGCGGAGCCTGCGCCAGCTGATCGCGGTGCTGACGGACGAGCCGGTGCCCGAGGAGGAGGAGACCCAGGAGCTGGGCCGCCCCGATCCCATGCTGGCCGGGCTCACCGTGCCCGGCGCCGGAATGGGCACCGGTGTCGCCGCCGTGCCCGGAAGCGGGGCGGGGCGCCCCGATATGGCCGAGGTCGCCGGGCAGCGGGCCGCGCGCACCGCCCTGGCGGTCGCGGCCGCGGGCGGGCACCACCTCTTCCTCAGCGGGCCTCCGGGCGCCGGGAAGACCATGCTGGCCGAGCGGCTGCCGGGGCTGCTGCCGCCGCTCACCCAGCAGGAGGCCCTGGAGGTCACCGCGGTCCATTCGGTCGCCGGGGTCCTTCCGCCGGGGCAGCCGCTGGTGCTGAGCCCGCCGTACTGCGCGCCGCATCACTCGGCCACCATGGCCGCGCTCGTCGGCGGCGGAAACGGTCTGCCCAGACCCGGCGCGGTCTCGCTCGCTCACCGCGGAGTGCTCTTCCTGGACGAGGCTCCCGAGTTCAGCGGGAAGGCGCTGGATGCCCTGCGGCAGCCCCTGGAGTCGGGGCATGTGGTGGTGGCCCGGTCCGCCGGGATGATGCGGATGCCGGCGCGCTTCCTGCTGATGCTGGCGGCCAACCCCTGCCCCTGTGGGCGCTATGGGCTGGTGGGCGACGTCTGCGAGTGCTCGCCCACCACGGTCCGCCGCTACCAGGCGAGGCTGTCGGGGCCGCTGCTGGACCGGGTGGACCTGCGTGTCCATGTCGAAGCGGTGAGCCGGGCCGAGCTCACCGGGGCGCGTGCCGGGGCGGAGGACAGCGCGTCCGTCGCGGCCCGGGTCCGGGACGCCCGGGAGCGGGCCGCCGCTCGTCTCCAGGACACCCCCTGGCGGCTGAACAGCGAGGTGCCGGGCCATGAGCTGCGCACCCGCTGGCAGCCGTTCCCCGGTGCGCTGCGCGAGGCCGAGCGCGATATGGAGCGCGGGCTGCTCACCGCCCGAGGGCTCGACCGGGTGCTGAGGGTCGCCTGGACCGTCGCCGACCTGGCCGGGCACGACCGGCCCGCGGCGCCGGACATCGCCCAGGCGCTGCAGTTGCGCACCGGGGTCAGCCGCGGGGTGCCGGTCACGGCGGGGGAGTGCTGA
- the lepB gene encoding signal peptidase I: MAVGARSGHEEPERQPGATGEHPTDGTDEAPEAGAPTDKAAGRPRASDPHGADGGQDPAGPPDGPGATDSSGSEDGAPAKPGPGMPGGPGKLGKPKKVRSFWKELPILVIIALALALLIKTFLVQAFSIPSDSMQNTLQRGDRVLVDKLTPWFGSEPERGEVVVFHDPGGWLGETQTSNSGPVADGIQKALSFIGLMPSAEEKDLIKRVIAVGGDTVSCKRGGKVVVNGKPLDEPYIFPGNTPCDEKPFGPIKVPEGRIWVMGDHRQDSLDSRYHQNLNNGTVSVDDVVGRAFVVAWPIDRWSSLPVPSTFDQPGLGAAAAMAPSAVGLAGAVPIVLWRRRRLIAKVRAEAEVRPDRLTADC, translated from the coding sequence TTGGCGGTCGGCGCACGATCCGGTCACGAAGAGCCCGAGAGGCAGCCCGGGGCGACGGGAGAGCACCCCACGGACGGGACGGACGAGGCGCCCGAAGCCGGTGCACCCACGGACAAGGCGGCTGGCCGCCCCAGGGCGTCCGACCCACACGGAGCCGATGGCGGGCAGGATCCCGCCGGCCCCCCGGACGGACCCGGCGCCACTGACTCGTCCGGGTCCGAGGACGGGGCACCGGCGAAGCCGGGCCCCGGGATGCCCGGTGGGCCCGGGAAGCTCGGGAAGCCGAAGAAGGTGCGCTCCTTCTGGAAGGAGCTGCCGATCCTGGTCATCATCGCGCTGGCTCTGGCGCTGCTGATCAAGACCTTCCTGGTGCAGGCGTTCTCCATCCCGTCCGACTCCATGCAGAACACCCTGCAGCGGGGCGACCGGGTGCTGGTGGACAAGCTCACCCCGTGGTTCGGCTCCGAGCCGGAGCGCGGCGAGGTGGTCGTCTTCCACGACCCGGGCGGCTGGCTCGGCGAGACGCAGACGAGTAACTCCGGCCCGGTCGCCGACGGCATCCAGAAGGCGCTCAGCTTTATCGGGCTGATGCCTTCGGCGGAGGAGAAGGACCTGATCAAGCGGGTCATCGCGGTCGGCGGGGACACCGTCTCCTGCAAGCGCGGCGGCAAGGTCGTGGTCAACGGCAAGCCGCTGGACGAGCCCTACATCTTCCCCGGGAACACCCCCTGTGACGAGAAGCCGTTCGGCCCGATCAAGGTGCCCGAGGGCCGGATCTGGGTGATGGGCGACCACCGCCAGGACTCGCTGGACTCCCGCTACCACCAGAACCTGAACAACGGCACGGTCTCGGTGGACGATGTCGTCGGGCGCGCGTTCGTCGTCGCCTGGCCGATCGACCGCTGGTCCTCCCTGCCGGTGCCGAGCACCTTCGATCAGCCGGGTCTGGGCGCGGCCGCCGCGATGGCCCCTTCGGCCGTGGGGCTCGCCGGTGCGGTGCCGATCGTGCTGTGGCGCCGCCGCAGGCTGATCGCCAAGGTCCGGGCCGAGGCCGAGGTCCGGCCGGATCGGCTGACCGCCGACTGCTGA
- the lepB gene encoding signal peptidase I — MSGAQGVGGGTPRRTPGSVLSGVAVALGCVLFLGGFVWGAVLYKPYTVPTDSMAPTIAKGARVLAQRVDGGEVRRGDVVVFRDQVWGDLPMVKRVIGVGGDRIECCDKQGRLRVNGKVFEEPYLRSGEQASSTVFSTTVPKDRLFLMGDHRSDSLDSRVHLTDEAGGAVERGAVDARVDATAWPLGSWGTVGRPDAFKALPGGISQPGPLGPILIAVVTGAVLILAGAAYGPVVRRRAGGGARRDQAAKGKVAARG, encoded by the coding sequence ATGAGCGGAGCCCAAGGGGTCGGGGGCGGCACACCGCGGCGCACGCCGGGCAGCGTGCTGTCCGGCGTGGCGGTGGCCCTCGGGTGTGTGCTGTTCCTCGGAGGTTTCGTCTGGGGCGCGGTGCTCTACAAGCCGTACACCGTCCCGACCGACTCCATGGCGCCGACGATCGCCAAGGGCGCCCGGGTGCTGGCTCAGCGGGTCGACGGCGGCGAGGTGCGCCGCGGCGATGTGGTGGTCTTCCGCGACCAGGTGTGGGGCGATCTGCCCATGGTGAAGCGGGTCATCGGGGTCGGCGGCGACCGGATCGAGTGCTGTGACAAGCAGGGCCGGCTGCGGGTCAACGGCAAGGTCTTCGAGGAACCGTATCTGCGCTCGGGGGAGCAGGCGTCCTCGACGGTCTTCTCCACCACCGTGCCCAAGGACCGGCTGTTCCTGATGGGCGACCATCGCAGCGACTCCCTCGACTCACGGGTGCATCTCACCGACGAGGCGGGCGGCGCCGTGGAGCGGGGCGCGGTGGACGCCCGGGTGGACGCCACCGCCTGGCCGCTGGGGTCCTGGGGGACCGTGGGGCGGCCCGATGCCTTCAAGGCGCTGCCGGGCGGGATCTCGCAGCCGGGACCGCTGGGGCCGATCCTGATCGCGGTCGTCACCGGCGCCGTGCTGATCCTGGCGGGCGCGGCCTACGGGCCCGTCGTCCGGCGCAGGGCGGGCGGCGGCGCACGGCGGGACCAGGCGGCGAAGGGAAAGGTGGCCGCGCGTGGCTGA
- the lepB gene encoding signal peptidase I yields the protein MNTEGQLAERDGSRGSEKEREERSRSSRAPARAAEPSSAGRLPQWLTGGGRWRRGALLAATCAALVLLVSGFVLQPFLIPSGSMESTLRPGDRVLVNKLAYRFGDDPRRGDVVVFDGAGSFGEEEPSGNPVTGLLRKAAAAVGLAEPAESDYVKRVVGIGGDRVTCCDKRGRIEVNGRPVDEHYLHPGDSPSRVPFDIVVPEGRLWVMGDHRDASRDSRDYLGAPGGGTVPVDKVIGRAAWIAWPFGRWSGVPRTDAFAGVPAAPGALPSDAPGGAHG from the coding sequence ATGAACACCGAAGGACAGCTCGCGGAGCGCGACGGCTCCCGGGGCTCCGAGAAGGAGCGCGAGGAGCGGTCGCGCTCTTCGCGTGCTCCGGCGCGGGCCGCGGAGCCCTCGTCCGCCGGGCGGCTGCCGCAATGGCTGACCGGCGGCGGGCGATGGCGGCGAGGGGCGCTCCTCGCGGCGACCTGCGCCGCGCTCGTGCTGCTGGTGAGCGGCTTTGTGCTGCAGCCGTTCCTGATCCCCAGCGGTTCGATGGAGAGCACCCTCCGTCCCGGGGACCGGGTGCTGGTGAACAAGCTCGCCTACCGTTTCGGGGACGATCCGCGCCGCGGCGACGTTGTCGTGTTCGACGGAGCCGGTTCCTTCGGTGAGGAGGAGCCGTCCGGAAACCCGGTGACCGGTCTGCTGCGCAAGGCTGCCGCGGCGGTCGGGCTGGCCGAACCGGCCGAGTCCGACTACGTCAAGCGCGTGGTGGGCATCGGTGGTGACCGGGTCACCTGCTGCGACAAGCGGGGGAGGATCGAGGTGAACGGCCGGCCGGTGGACGAGCACTATCTGCACCCCGGGGACAGCCCCTCGCGGGTGCCCTTCGACATCGTCGTGCCCGAGGGGCGGCTGTGGGTCATGGGCGACCACCGCGACGCCTCCCGGGACTCACGCGACTACCTGGGCGCGCCGGGCGGGGGCACGGTCCCCGTCGACAAGGTGATCGGCCGCGCCGCATGGATCGCCTGGCCGTTCGGCCGCTGGTCCGGTGTGCCCCGTACGGACGCCTTCGCGGGCGTGCCCGCGGCGCCCGGCGCCCTACCCTCCGACGCCCCCGGTGGTGCCCATGGGTAG
- a CDS encoding YraN family protein — MNARGALGRYGEDVAVRRLTEAGMTVLERNWRCRDGEIDIVALDAGALVVCEVKTRREGGYEHPMAAVGPDKTERLRRLAECWLERHGGPPPGGVRIDVVAVVLPRRGAPVVEHVRGVA, encoded by the coding sequence ATGAACGCCCGAGGAGCGCTGGGCCGCTACGGCGAGGATGTGGCGGTCCGCAGGCTGACGGAAGCCGGGATGACCGTCCTGGAGCGCAATTGGCGGTGCCGGGACGGCGAGATCGACATCGTTGCGCTCGACGCCGGTGCGCTGGTGGTGTGCGAGGTCAAGACGCGCCGCGAGGGTGGCTACGAGCATCCGATGGCGGCGGTCGGACCGGATAAGACCGAGCGGCTGCGGCGGCTGGCGGAGTGCTGGCTGGAGCGGCACGGCGGCCCGCCGCCGGGCGGAGTGCGGATCGACGTGGTGGCGGTGGTGCTGCCCCGCCGGGGCGCGCCCGTGGTCGAGCATGTGCGAGGGGTGGCCTGA
- a CDS encoding DUF2469 domain-containing protein: MSAEDLEKYETEMELKLYREYRDVVGLFKYVIETERRFYLTNDYEMQVHSVQGEVFFEVSMADAWVWDMYRPARFVKQVRVLTFKDVNIEELNKSDLDLPSG; encoded by the coding sequence ATGAGCGCCGAGGACCTCGAGAAGTACGAGACCGAGATGGAGCTGAAGCTCTACCGGGAGTACCGCGATGTCGTCGGTCTGTTCAAATATGTGATCGAGACCGAACGCCGCTTCTATCTCACCAACGACTACGAGATGCAGGTGCACTCGGTCCAGGGTGAGGTTTTTTTCGAGGTGTCGATGGCCGACGCCTGGGTCTGGGACATGTACCGCCCGGCCCGTTTCGTGAAGCAGGTACGGGTTCTCACGTTCAAGGACGTGAATATCGAGGAGCTGAACAAGAGCGACCTCGACCTTCCGAGTGGCTGA
- the whiG gene encoding RNA polymerase sigma factor WhiG produces the protein MPQHISGSDSAAPPAARGAVRPAAPSSLDELWRSYKTTGDGRLREQLILHYSPLVKYVAGRVSVGLPSNVEQADFVSSGVFGLIDAIEKFDPERAIKFETYAITRIRGAMIDELRALDWIPRSVRQKARAVERAYATLEAQLRRTPSEAEVAAEMDISIEELHGVFSQLSLANVVALEELLHVGGEGGDRLSLMDTLEDTAADNPVEVAEDRELRRLLARAINTLPEREKTVVTLYYYEGLTLAEIGQVLGVTESRVSQIHTKSVLQLRAKLADVGR, from the coding sequence ATGCCCCAGCACATCTCCGGGTCTGATAGCGCGGCGCCGCCCGCGGCTCGCGGCGCGGTGCGCCCTGCCGCGCCCTCATCGCTCGACGAGCTGTGGCGGTCGTACAAGACCACGGGCGACGGCCGGCTGCGGGAGCAGCTGATCCTGCACTACTCACCGCTGGTGAAATATGTGGCCGGCCGGGTCAGCGTCGGGTTGCCCTCCAACGTCGAGCAGGCGGACTTCGTCTCCTCCGGGGTCTTCGGACTCATCGACGCCATCGAGAAGTTCGACCCCGAGCGCGCCATCAAGTTCGAGACCTACGCGATCACCCGGATCCGCGGCGCGATGATCGACGAATTGCGGGCACTGGACTGGATCCCGCGGTCGGTCCGTCAGAAGGCCCGGGCCGTGGAGCGTGCATACGCCACGCTGGAGGCCCAACTGCGCCGCACCCCCTCGGAGGCAGAGGTGGCGGCCGAGATGGACATCAGCATCGAGGAACTGCACGGCGTTTTCAGCCAGTTGTCGCTCGCCAATGTGGTCGCCCTGGAGGAGCTGCTGCATGTCGGCGGCGAGGGCGGCGACCGGCTCAGCCTCATGGACACCCTCGAGGACACCGCCGCGGACAACCCGGTCGAGGTGGCCGAGGACCGGGAGCTGCGCAGGCTGCTCGCCCGAGCGATCAACACCCTCCCGGAGCGGGAGAAGACCGTGGTCACGCTCTACTACTACGAGGGGCTCACACTCGCCGAGATCGGCCAGGTGCTCGGCGTCACCGAGAGCAGGGTCAGCCAGATCCACACCAAATCGGTGCTCCAGCTGCGGGCGAAACTCGCCGACGTCGGCCGCTGA
- a CDS encoding NUDIX hydrolase gives MAEGAGGAGPTGADERRLRKVARVVLLDPQDRILLLHGFEPDDPSSTWWFTPGGGLEGEESREQAALRELAEETGITDVRLGPLLWRRICSFPFAGRRWDQDEWYYLCRTQQTTARAGGGLTELERRSVAGLRWWTADELATATEPVYPTRLAELLRTLLVEGPPGAPVILETERV, from the coding sequence GTGGCTGAGGGGGCCGGCGGAGCCGGGCCGACCGGCGCGGACGAGCGGCGGCTGCGGAAGGTCGCACGGGTGGTGCTGCTGGATCCGCAGGACCGCATCCTGCTGCTGCACGGCTTCGAACCGGACGATCCCTCGTCGACGTGGTGGTTCACCCCGGGAGGTGGCCTGGAGGGCGAGGAGAGCCGGGAGCAGGCGGCGCTCAGGGAGCTCGCGGAGGAGACCGGGATCACCGATGTGCGGCTCGGCCCGCTGCTGTGGCGGCGGATCTGCTCCTTCCCGTTCGCCGGGCGGCGCTGGGACCAGGACGAGTGGTACTACCTGTGTCGTACCCAACAGACCACGGCACGGGCCGGCGGTGGGCTGACGGAGCTGGAGCGGCGCAGTGTGGCCGGGCTGCGGTGGTGGACGGCGGATGAGCTGGCCACGGCCACCGAGCCGGTGTATCCGACACGGCTGGCGGAGCTGTTGCGTACGCTGCTCGTCGAGGGACCCCCGGGTGCACCGGTGATCCTGGAGACTGAGCGCGTCTGA